A region of the Nymphalis io chromosome 6, ilAglIoxx1.1, whole genome shotgun sequence genome:
ttggtaACCTTTTTCTTTTCTTCATCTGTTTCCTTCTCTGTTTTaggtttttcttttttctcttcacttttttctttattctcTTTTTTGTCttctttattcttatttttatctaCATCGTCTTTGTCCTTCTTATCACTTTTTTCTTCACTCTCATCTGGTATGACAACTGGGGCTTCTTCTTctgttttatgaattaaaaacatataaaaatgaattatgattttattaacttttcaaAACAGAATTTATTAATGTGAATATTTTCGctttaggtatatatataaaaaaaacttgaaagattatatataaatagcataaattattattacataagaaatttattaagCAATTACGAGAACTGCAACAGTCTGAATCAAATATGGAGAAACAGAAACATTATAACATATGGCGAacgctcgtgaggcgaataacatctgcgccgagcAATTCGTAATACTACATGGTGACCACGACCGCTCTAACAAGAGTGTAACGACGAAGAAAAAGAagagacatttattttaacaatgaaCTATGTTACTATTTCTTGTTTTTGTTTGCGTTGTAAATGCTAGAAGTATTTAGTGGGAATAAACTTGGGCGTTTGACACAAGCAGCAAAAAGGTGCCATATAAAGGAGAGCTGAGGCTCCGCGTACAACTACTCGGCTTCTCTCACGTCCCTCACGCGCTGGTACAATAAAATCACACACTTGCGCATGtttggtatttataattttatattttgcctttttgttgtttgtattaatttctttttatattaaccatttcaaaatattttaattctgtaAACTTGCCTGATAATGTTATAACCCTTgtgcatatataaatacagtcaaTGCTTAGTCAGCACCGCGACAAACGAGGcgaattaatattgtatttaattgctACACTATTCCATTCATTcaacaaataacatatattatgataaacagATTCTAACCTCTACTTGGTTCAGTCTTATCGTCTTTAATTTCAATATGTTCTTCTTCAGTTTCTTTTTTTTCCTCTGGCTCATCATCCTCAACTTCCATAACATCATCACTTTTAGATTCTTTTTCCTCTTCTGCTTTTATAAGTTTTGATAATCGTGAAACTAATTGTGATCGTAAAcctgatatttaaataaagttgaataatttatatatattttaattttataaaacttttgttaataatttaattatgaaaaacaaaGATATACCTTTACAACTAACATTTCGAGCTCGAAGTTCTTGCCTTAGTTGGTCGACTTTAATCGTCCTTAGATCAATTTTGGAGTAATGCGTCGGCTCGGGTTTGCCATCCTCATCGTCATCATTTTCATCAATCGTTATCGTACTGTCATTGCCGTCGATCTCCTGAAAAACACGAAACTTTCTATTTTCCATCGACGGAAGCTCCAGTGGGTTAAGGCAAGAGATTTCTTTTTAAACTTTACTGAAAACTACTCTCTATAAAGCTTTGATAGCAAAATTTTGAACGTATATGAACGGCAAGGGGATCGGTTCTACGCGTTCAGGTTCTAACATATATAACATGTTTTCAGGATCGAATTCGCAGCGAGCGGCGGGGCCGATGTCTTCGAGATACGGTAGTAGCGCAGGCGGCCGGAAACAAAACCAAACAAAACTGGGAACAAACAATTTGGGATTTGTCAGCCTTcccggcgggcggcgcgggcgcgggctcGCACTCGTCCTCGCCGGCCAGCCGCCGCAGCGCCGCGTCGCTCGCCGCCTTATACCGCTCCTGGACCGTCGTCCACTCGATACGCGACGGCTGAGCGGACCACACATCTGGCAGGAACAACACCACACACTCGAGTCTCGATTTTCCGCCGCTGCCCTCGCGCCAGTAGTAAAACTCCACCATTCGGTACCTGCGCGGGTAATCGAGTTATAGTGATGCATACTCACACCCGCAGCCACCCTCGGGCTGCTCGACTGCTGCATGGACACGACACATCCCGTACGAGAGTCAACTAACTCTTTTTGAAGGACGGTACATCGATCTGCTTCCAATCGGCAGCGCCACTTACGATGTACGAACGCCTCTACTCTCACATAGTGAATGTGTGCTGTACCATGTTCAACTTATGCCGCCGAGAAACCAAGAGTATCTTCTTTCAATATTCAATGGCGTACAATCCggatagttttattattatctattctaATGTTTGAAGtttcacaattttttattattatcaattcttTTATGCTATTCCAGAAAATACTCTTAATTTTATCAGGAAAAAAAGCTAAAGCACAAATATCGATTCTCTGGATACAAAAAAAACtccaacattttaattttacagaaAACTGAAACTTACCATTGAGTACAATTTGATAAGTCGATGCCTGTTAATGCCTTGCAAGTACGAATGGCTGTTTTAACTAATACTCCAGGATCAGATTCAGGATTATCTCCATCAAGAGAAGGACTCCAAGGTCCACCTATAGCAAAATTTTCTCCTCCTTTACCCTTTTGTCCAACAAGGAATTTAATCAATCGAGTGGGATGTAAAGGTGTTTTGCTTGCACGTTTGTCTTTTTCATCAACTTTTGTGAGTCCACATTTTTGATATAAGCTTTCCAAGGTCGGCATACTGATTAACATCAcctaatatgaatatttaatttgttattagtcatttctattttaaaatatataaaaacaacaatttatgAGTCCATGCATGCTATCTATAgtagtattataaatgcggGAGTAACTTTGTGTGGTTCTGTCACGGATAAATCACTACACCAATTTTGATAAGAAGCAAGCTTAAATCCGAAGGGGGATAAGCTATCTCTCTACCAAACATGCGGGCAAAAACTAGTATTACATATTGCCCTTGTTTATGTATCACAAAAATGGATTAATACCTTCGCTGAAAATCTATAGTCTGCATCTGGTGGTTCTAGAGTAGCATCATTAGCATTCGGATTAGGCACTTCTCTACTCATGATGTGGTATGCACAAGggttatttatagaaaatggTGCTTGGGGAGGAAAAGTTTCTCCCCATTTTACATATGCATTGAAAAAGTCAGATGGTATATAAAGATTTGTATATCTCTGTGAAAGCGTGGGAACATCAATCTTTTGGCTGAAAGAAAATGTAcagaattaattatacaattttatgaaatatgaaagTTATTCTAACTttcaaatttctttttaatattaaactctcaaaatataaataatatctaataatctTACACATCAAGAGGTATCCTAGGCACTCGAACAACATATTTTATTGGTGAAGGCTGATGGATAATTGGTCGTTTACGAGGAGGAGAGTCTCTGCGATTACGGCTGTCACGTCGATCCCGTGATCGTGACCGACTTCTTGTCCGAGATCGcttctaaaacaatattaaacataCTAGTATTAAGTAGTAGATTAGATACTCTTTCCagatatctatatattaatgtGTGATATGTATGAtctctgttatttttataaaaaaagaaagaatgtAATTTGTTTATGTCTAGTGTACAGTCgcaagaataattaattataaatatgatcatttaactaaatgttaataaaattaaaaaaaatattttccaaaacagatatcaatgaaaaataaaactaaatatttaactataaattaatttattccatATCTGTTTCTATTATAAGTTTGTTGatttgtatgatatatatagTATCACATAGTTACTTACTGTTCACATTATTGTTATGATATATATCAATTAAGAAactcttttattataaactagttACAGCTTAAGATAAATTTGCAACACATAACATTGAAtacaatataacttttaataatcagtatattttataattggttGGGTGAAATTGGTTATGAAATTAGTTACAAAAATTGACCTACTACACTTACTTACAAGTGAAGTTTAATAAAAGCACAAAAAACTAACTGAGCACAGCCTACCAATAcaacattttaatgaaaacaaatattcaaattttcgctttatatttactttttatagaattattttttatgcattctaattttataaactaatctATTTATgcacattatttaataacaaaaactagaaacaaattgaaataatactCACTCTGTCATCTCTACGAGCGGTTCTATCATCCCTACGGTCGTCACGGCGAGATaacatagattttttattagatGGGGGTGGGACAGCGTTGTATGTGTTAGATTTCGGTGGGTTAACTTTTTGGTTTGGGCCACCTTTAGGTAAAACTTGAACGCGAGTTGCATTCCATTTAAATGGCATATTAGGATTGTAAGACGCTTCTACTAGTACCCTGTCATTTACTTTAGGTATTGCACCTTTAGCACACACAGAAGTTTGATAAAATACATCATGATCAACGAAACCAAAGTCGTTGTGAGTCTTTGTTACTGTACCAGTAAATACACGCTGTTCATTTGATTGTTGTGCCTGATTAGGCGCattgttttgatatatatttggaTTCATAGCGCGGGGTGTAGGATAAGCTACAACATTTCCAGGATACATTTGACCTTGAGCCATTTGATTCATTGGCATTTGTCCCGCCATTGGCATTGCCATACCTCCTTGCGCTTGTATCATGCTTGGATTAAATACTGCCTGGGTTTGCTGAAAAGGCATCATACCTTGTTGTGACATCATTGCGGCATTTGGATCCATTATCTGGGGATTCATGCCGGTCATGTTTGTGTTCACGTTGGATCGAGCCCATGGCGGGTTTTTGGTTCCGCTACCAGATTgcattatgaattattattaagcagTCACAATtggcatttgttttattttaatcttataacgtacattaaatgtttaaaacttAGACAAAATGGCCGCTAAAGAAGAAGCCAtgcacaaaataataaaaccgtGAGCGTGACGCTACGGTTAAGAACGATCGAACAATTCTAACAAATAAGCACAGATCCTTATACAATATGCATAACATAATACAATGATTATCTGACATTTTATCAAAAAGTTGCTAGctccaaaaatatttaggaacttgtatataaattaatttaatttatagtttgcTTAATTTTATAGGTCCTTAATAAGAAAAATTTGTCAAACCTAATATCAGATCGTTTTGCTCAACTTTTACTCATATGTaactattaaatgaaaataaaaaaacggaaAGTCTCATGTAGGCCTACTGCAAAACGTTCAATaaacttgaatattattttcaaaaataacctTAAATTTTAGATCAAATGATCCTAATATATTGTACAATTAACATTTAAACCTTATTAAAAagcaatttaataacatatcttGAGTCAAAATCGTCAAACAAAGTAAGGCCACAATCAGTATTTGtagaagtataaataaattatacgaattgtgaatatacaaaatatatctgCCATCCTTCGTTATTttcgttaaaattattgtaattggtaataaatatgtagaatttggattttttttagatttaatgaacgataatttcattatttaattccGGAAATAAAAATGATCCAAATaacctattataattttactacttTACTCTTGCACTAATAGGTGTACCACAGGGTTATATTTTGGTaccttttcaatataatatgtaaacgaTTTACCTTTTTTTGTTTGCAGATGATGCatctcttatatttaaattgagagaaaaatatacaattatgtcATTGTTAGCAGTGCTCTGTCGCTGGTTCTAGATTGGCTTGAGAAAAATAATCTGGTTTTAAATGCAAGAAAAACcaaatgtatgttttttctctaacaaatgttaaattaaaatgttctgCAGTTATCATAAACAATGAAAGCCTGCTgacttacaatatatttatgataatatacgCCTGGGTTATGGCCTTCTCTCCATTTGAAAAAAAGGCTtttagcttatttcaccacgctgatGCAATGCAGCTTAGTGGATAGAAATGTAGCAAATTTTCATTCGACGCATGCAGGTTTTTAAGGATATTTTCTTTATCGCCGAATCATTATAAagagattaagcacatgaaaatttattgatgCTTGCTTTGGTTTTATTCTGCAATCATCATTTAATGTTCATCGTATTCTAacctaatataaaaagtaaaagaagtataaattatatataccattCATCCAATTGAGTTAATACTTGAAATATTTCATAGTTGTTGAGGTTTCTGTCGCGGTATGATGTACCACGTACATTATATTGTAAGCTTGTTGTTTTTAAGatacataaaagttttaaaaaagttttctaatggaataaaaaagatacatttaaaacaaaagcaatgattataatatctctatataataattatgatgttaAGTGCATAGATACGCGAAACTTATTACTTAAGTTTACTTTTTAAACTCCTTTTTTTCCTTACCATAAGTGAAAACAACATAACGTAAATGTTCATAATCtaatcgtatatgtatttcTGATAACGAATaggtaaaatcataaaataatttaattttagacttaaagataaatttaaaaaaagtaaattttacaaaattagaaaatattcttgaaactaaaacaaaaataatcaaatttaaaaaaggtaccCAACGCGAAGCCGCCCACAAAGGTCGCATTTCCACGCTGTTCGGCAATGGACAATCTTTGCGCCAAGAAGATCCGGAACGACTGTCAAATCCGAttccaattaaaatatgtttacctaactgtttattatatttgtggcaattattatttttaaattgatttaacgtCGGTCTCAACCCTTGGCGCTCTAAGCGAATAGCAAGAGATCCCtttaaaatagtaaagaaaatattttttaacaagagAAAATGCTGCCACCTTTATCCGAGCGCAAGGATTTCATATATCAGCTTGTAAACCAAACGCATAGTAGTAACATTGAAACTTAAACAGTAAAACTAAAAGCTTGTAAGCACtcactgtcccactgctgggctaatgtcTCTTCTCCTATTGTGTGTGATAGAAAATTATCCgaaatattttcacattttcTTGCGATTTTTTATATCCCCGCAGAACAAAAGATGaattattcgttttattatataatacactaaAACTGTCATAAAGATAGagaaatgattataatatataaatatacaaatattataataaaatttaaaattaaggaaATTTTCCTCAAAGAACGATGAATTAAAGCATTGTTTAGTAAAAAAAGTTAGCTGGCCAGACttgaatgatattttatatgatttgttatcagtacattatatttacatcTGACGTTCAAATGTCGGAAGCGAAGATTTGGAGTTGGACTAGTCCGTCTGTAACTTTTAGCAGAGTGAGATTGCGCGGCTGCGTGAGTAGACGTAACGTCTATCCGTGAAgcgtatatttttatcaacaacAAAGTTACGCAGTCTtgttgtgttattatttttttttattttaaatttagttttttgtcCTACATAATATAGTCGCCATGTTTACAAAGAACACTTTCAAGGTGTTATATTTCCGTGTTCTGGCACGACGCCAGTTTAAATAAGCTGATACGATTTTTGATTTCTCAACAAAATCAATTGTTAattgtaatttcttatttaaaatatattcgttgaatccaaaaaaaatattgtattcgaTTTTAAAAAACTCCTAGTAAGACGTTATAGTGTACGTATAGTTACAATCAGTTGTGATATAAGTACATACATTACTTAGATAATTCGGGGGGCATCGTAGAAACCTTGGAATGTACTCGATTTGTATATTCTTGTAAAGGTTCATTTAATTAGTGGAAATGAAGTGAAGTGCCGAAAATGAGTGTGGAAATTAACCAAAGCAACCCGGAAAATGGGTCTCGTCCGGCGGTTAACGTTAATAAAGGGACTACAATAAACAGATGTGCCCCCAAAAAGTCTTTGGAGTCGAAGTTGTGGGACTTGTTACAGCCCGTAGCTAGACTTTGGGGAATAGTAACGGCTATCGGTGAGTGTTTCGCTAATTATAATCACCTTGGATTAATAGAAATAGTAACGGGATTTTATGTGAGAttacttacaaattatttttatatttgtttcttttctagtgtataccgtaacagcctgtgaatgtcccactgctgggctaaaggcctcctctcctctttttgaggagaaggtttggagcttattccaccacgctgctccaatgcgggttggtagaattcacatgtggcagaatttcagtgaaattagacacatgcaggtttcctcacgatgttttccttcaccgtaaagcacgagatgaattataatcacaaattaagcacatgaaaattcagtggtgcttgcccgggtttgaacccacgatcatcggttaagattcacgcgttcttaccacagggccaactcggcttCTAGTTCTAGTGTATGTAttagttgaaataaataaatatcgttccatcgatatatcataaatacttaaaaataatcaaaatatattttatcaagcaTAGAGCCTATATTACCTACAAGCACTTGGAAATCGTTATTTCACAAGAAGAAATTGAAATTCATTTCAAGTACCAAAGTTTAAAGCTATAAACGCTTCCGTATAAAGttctattttattctttataaaatatattatttacaagtaccgtagaagttattttattttatctactaTTTAAATCTTTGATTTATTGAGTGCCattgttgataatattaagCTAGAGAAGGCAATTTAGATATATggagtatttattataactgttaTCGTATGTGGAGTTTTATTTACTCTGTTCAAACTCCAaatagtacatttatttatggGAATACATTTCAGTCATCTAAATTTGAATACGTAAAAAATAAGAtttcgtatattatttattgaaaggtGTAAGGATAAATCATATATACCTAAAATTTGTATCATTCGAAAGGTGAAATCAGTAAATTTGGACCACACATGATATTCGTTGTAGTAAAAAGTAGAAGGTACATAAATGTCTTGAATTTTTAGCATTTGATGGTACCTAAATTCATTTGtagagttatatttattttaattaactgccTCGTatgtctagtggctacatgtaggGCCGCGGActcagaggtcctgggttcaaatcccaggtcgggccgataaaaagtaattgagttttttgtcgaaaattctcactagcagcccggagtcggGAAATTGGAAtcgtgtacactcccgtgcctcagaaggCACGTCAAGCCGTTGGTGCTGCGCTTAAGCTACTTTCGGTTATGTGGTAtcgccgtcccattggattatgagttagggaatagacagtgcTTGCGCatacacttttgcactataatatgtcctgcgcagttggctaatatttcttgagattggccgccgtggccaaaattggtctggagtactttattcttatttatcttACTACGAAACATACATGAAATTCTTCATTATATTcgtattaaattactttttttcgtattttttctCGTGTTATACATTGTAaacggaaaataatatttaacactagGTTAAGATAATTGCGGTTTTTATGTTTAAGTAAAaacctaattataatttattaacctaATGTCGAGTCAATTGGGTCAACGTTTTTCAGCcattcgaaattaaaataatgtaaagttGGTTAGAgctctttaattaaattgatgtcATCTTAATAGTAGGTTGACAAGTATGTAATTACGCTTGAATATACATgactagatatataataatagaaaacggaaatttaaaattgaaataaaactgccataaataataaaatgggtagtaaatcgttttaataaaactgaactcacgattttttttaactaaacttATTTGTCTTTGTCTTTATCTTTATCTTTTCTCAGTGATGAGCGGCGCCGGCGCAGAATTAATGGTTCTGGGGTACGAAGTCGCCCCAGGGTTAATgtgagtattatatttttatattgttggtTATTTCCACCGAAGTAGATAGAGAGCAACACCATCTCAATTGTTGGATGTCGTATTGCTGCTGCTGCTTACAAACATCTTCACAACCCCTTTTCTGGTGGGTACCAACATAATTGGAAAGGAATTCTCAAGGAAGATTTTCACGGTTTTTATGATTTTGTACAGTGCTGATCTCATACAGTAGGTACTAAGGATAATAaggatacaaaaaatattgatatattgtattatatatatgatcttatataaagtttaacgtatttcaaataaatataagatattttcttgtaaattatcttaattagtGAATTATTCGTGTAATGAAAACATCaattaaaagattataattttttcttttttaaatatcgtcGAAAACTGTGAACATTGTGCCTATATTGCAGAGAATagagatgatttattttattgttgccATATATGCTAAATACAAAGGACTTTAAATAAGTCATAAACGAGGACGAAAATACTGGGATAATAAATGCGTAAAACACTTCACCCAATGAAAACTCTCACAAAAGAGGCCGAGGCGTACACAGCACGTTTTATGTCTTTCTTATTTCTCTTTCTTAAAAAGAAAGTCTTTTCACTCAGTTTTTATATTCTTCGTtacaagaatattaattaaatacttctaGCTTAGATATACTTTTTAACACAgaatattgtacattttttttattgaaacagagattaattttattaatttgtgtataggttttattaaactttcgaaataatgtgaaaaatatgaatattataaaagtttagtCGTGGTATATTGTCAGTAGTAATATTTCACTCtctattcttattatattatattattctatttttattaaattagaccttttttttaaactaaaaaaaactcaaatttcCTAAAGaactttagatatatttaattttattttgtatgtgatAAGGATACCGGCTTCGGATGGTCTAGCAAATAATGACGTAATGTAGTTATTCAATAAAGAAGCATGAACTAACACTATAACTATTGTTGATGAAGAAAGTGTTATATCGGCTAACTGTTTTCACTACAAATTAACTCACGTTATTGCAGTACAAACAcagtgaattttaaataattatctaggATACGAACTTCGTAAAGAAACGTCTGACGTCGTGTTATCCCATATCATTATCGAGTTGAAtacattaatagattttttagtttcattttagAATTGATACTGATCATGTTTGTTTCCAATAATACCAAATTACCTTTAAgtcataaataactttaattaataaatgctttAATGGTTAGCTGCCTTTAAAGTTTCCAAAATGTATCGTTATCTAAACTGAAATTGTTTGACGATGTAATCTCAAAGCAATCGATCAATCTCTGTATCCTCCATCCAACGTGACATTAGCAAAATAACTTGTGCTCATATGGAACAAGTAAGTAACATTGAAAATACACTTTCAATAATTTAGTTGGTGATAGgacaaatagcaatatttagtatagtGTTcgggttttaagggtgagtcagccaatGTAActgccacaagggacataacatcaacTAAGATTTACGTAGGTTgacccaaggtaggtggcgcattgtcgatatGAGGAACGGAATGTTTATAACTCATATCTATAGGCAGTGGTgaaaacttaccatcaggtgacctatttgCCCGTGTgcatacctattttatatatattatatatttttgttacttgctggtaataatatatacaccatataataataaaatggtaataatatatatactatatatatatatcaaaaatagaaAATCACTGCTAACATTTTGTAAACTTGATCAAAgggtaattgaaatatttaaaaaatatattgttaattctaaattttataatattttttttttcatgattttAATTCACTTAGACATAGACTGTATTAATGAACGTGATATTGTTACTTGTAAAAATTGATAAGAAAGTttgttataagttataatatttttaatgtttttctgtAGTGCTGGAGCAGCCCTAGTGTTCATATTGGAGACTATGTGGGTGGCGGCACTGTTTATTGACCTTTTATGCCGTCGTGGTGAATATTCCATGAAGTTGAGGTGTTGGGATTTCATGAGGTGGTCCTGTGGTCGTGCGCGGGCACCGTTCTACGCGTGTGCGGCTACAGCAATACTGTTTGCTAATCTTACAATTTTGGCTACGGTGTCAGGTACGGaaataatcaaatgaaaataaatattaagtactaaataataacatatatatatatatatatatatatatatatatatacatatataaatatatactagtatCGATCATTTCCCTGTTactatataaattgatataataataaacaataattatattatatatttatattatagtatttgagATATACTTCAATTACTgtcagttataaaaataatagaacagACTGGATATATAAGTCTATGGTAAGTATATCGTGCGTATTTCTTACTTAAACTTTCATTTTGATACACTGTTCGCGATTCGCGGTACGTCTGTCATCTCGTCACGTATGACGACATATACATATGAATTAACATCTTTATCTTACTTCCCGCATTTTAAAACtacgttttttttctttaattccgTGTGTTGTGTGTTCCTTGTCATATTTTATCGTGGaggattataaatacatataacaataaaatatagtgataataataatagcttattACAAGATTATAACTCATTAGTAATCTTGTTTCttctatgtttattttttttacttatatataacttgcttgaatactatattaaataatattttaatcacatTTGACAAAaggtttaagtttttatataaattactgttTATGTACTGATATTAAAATCATCATCGTCTCATACCTGTCGTTAATCGCCTGAATCTGAATTTCAAGAACGTCAATTTCcttgttgata
Encoded here:
- the LOC126768875 gene encoding cell division cycle and apoptosis regulator protein 1-like isoform X1 yields the protein MQSGSGTKNPPWARSNVNTNMTGMNPQIMDPNAAMMSQQGMMPFQQTQAVFNPSMIQAQGGMAMPMAGQMPMNQMAQGQMYPGNVVAYPTPRAMNPNIYQNNAPNQAQQSNEQRVFTGTVTKTHNDFGFVDHDVFYQTSVCAKGAIPKVNDRVLVEASYNPNMPFKWNATRVQVLPKGGPNQKVNPPKSNTYNAVPPPSNKKSMLSRRDDRRDDRTARRDDRKRSRTRSRSRSRDRRDSRNRRDSPPRKRPIIHQPSPIKYVVRVPRIPLDVQKIDVPTLSQRYTNLYIPSDFFNAYVKWGETFPPQAPFSINNPCAYHIMSREVPNPNANDATLEPPDADYRFSAKVMLISMPTLESLYQKCGLTKVDEKDKRASKTPLHPTRLIKFLVGQKGKGGENFAIGGPWSPSLDGDNPESDPGVLVKTAIRTCKALTGIDLSNCTQWYRMVEFYYWREGSGGKSRLECVVLFLPDVWSAQPSRIEWTTVQERYKAASDAALRRLAGEDECEPAPAPPAGKADKSQIEIDGNDSTITIDENDDDEDGKPEPTHYSKIDLRTIKVDQLRQELRARNVSCKGLRSQLVSRLSKLIKAEEEKESKSDDVMEVEDDEPEEKKETEEEHIEIKDDKTEPSREEEAPVVIPDESEEKSDKKDKDDVDKNKNKEDKKENKEKSEEKKEKPKTEKETDEEKKKIEKEKQVLKTKYEMPNTPHIIVHPSSSAKGGKFSCNVATLSLLLDYRITDNKEHSFELFVFAELFNEMLMRDFGFYVYKTLYTLPEKAEDVKEKDKSVEKSEKKEEKKAEPEKKEEKKDDKEKKDDKRDLRKRDRRDSHSDDERSSSPRRRSRGVELPPDPYLLLSLVYFDTARGGTITRKDLQNLFMSLGLQLSRSQIRSILEKVCIRDNFSYKSLIQAIKDLAAGTPEAIQDLPLDSTVVNNEVPAHITELEATIASGNRELLPVFNKDNNEGQTSSATKDVSDSGIVTYKSRVVDVGALVAGAARWAGERARLESALADAASALRAARAAAACTQRAERGAQVQLNDVCAALAAARARIASLTASSKIFHSALKSIQSKVEAVVNIKYEDDDVVEVFNGPSKLEKEEKDKDKVEEKPSAKSPETDSNNTEDNSGSKEKPKDSKESDIIGTENMDLDDK
- the LOC126768875 gene encoding cell division cycle and apoptosis regulator protein 1-like isoform X2 — protein: MQSGSGTKNPPWARSNVNTNMTGMNPQIMDPNAAMMSQQGMMPFQQTQAVFNPSMIQAQGGMAMPMAGQMPMNQMAQGQMYPGNVVAYPTPRAMNPNIYQNNAPNQAQQSNEQRVFTGTVTKTHNDFGFVDHDVFYQTSVCAKGAIPKVNDRVLVEASYNPNMPFKWNATRVQVLPKGGPNQKVNPPKSNTYNAVPPPSNKKSMLSRRDDRRDDRTARRDDRKRSRTRSRSRSRDRRDSRNRRDSPPRKRPIIHQPSPIKYVVRVPRIPLDVQKIDVPTLSQRYTNLYIPSDFFNAYVKWGETFPPQAPFSINNPCAYHIMSREVPNPNANDATLEPPDADYRFSAKVMLISMPTLESLYQKCGLTKVDEKDKRASKTPLHPTRLIKFLVGQKGKGGENFAIGGPWSPSLDGDNPESDPGVLVKTAIRTCKALTGIDLSNCTQWYRMVEFYYWREGSGGKSRLECVVLFLPDVWSAQPSRIEWTTVQERYKAASDAALRRLAGEDECEPAPAPPAGKADKSQIEIDGNDSTITIDENDDDEDGKPEPTHYSKIDLRTIKVDQLRQELRARNVSCKGLRSQLVSRLSKLIKAEEEKESKSDDVMEVEDDEPEEKKETEEEHIEIKDDKTEPSREEEAPVVIPDESEEKSDKKDKDDVDKNKNKEDKKENKEKSEEKKEKPKTEKETDEEKKKIEKEKQVLKTKYEMPNTPHIIVHPSSSAKGGKFSCNVATLSLLLDYRITDNKEHSFELFVFAELFNEMLMRDFGFYVYKTLYTLPEKAEDVKEKDKSVEKSEKKEEKKAEPEKKEEKKDDKEKKDDKRDLRKRDRRDSHSDDERSSSPRRRSRGVELPPDPYLLLSLVYFDTARGGTITRKDLQNLFMSLGLQLSRSQIRSILEKVCIRDNFSYKSLIQAIKDLAAGTPEAIQDLPLDSTVVNNEVPAHITELEATIASGNRELLPVFNKDNNEGQTSSATKDVSDSGIVTYKSRVVDVGALAAARARIASLTASSKIFHSALKSIQSKVEAVVNIKYEDDDVVEVFNGPSKLEKEEKDKDKVEEKPSAKSPETDSNNTEDNSGSKEKPKDSKESDIIGTENMDLDDK